From Pseudomonas arsenicoxydans:
TCCCGCCCGAAACCGCCGGGAGACGGGGGGGCGTTTAACAATAAAAAAGTTTAAGCACGTCGCAGGGCGTGGTGTTCCATTCGGTTTTGCAGGCGATAGAGATAAGCAAACCCCTGCTCCCAACGCTGGTGGCCGGACTTCACATTGATGTGACCGGCACCGGACAAAATCCCCGCCTCGGCGCCCCAGTTGCGGGCAAGCTCAAGGGCTCGGGCCGCGCTCACGGCGCTGTCGTTATCGGAGCTGACGACCTGGCTCGGGAAGGGCAGCAGGTGGTTCGGAATCGGCGCAAAGTTACGCAGAGCCGGTGAGCAGGCCGGACGCTCGACATCCGCTGGCGCAACCAGCAGGGCTCCGCGCACCTGACGCAAAGAGTGCAGCGGCGCAGTGGCGGCCCAATGGGCGACCGTAATGCAACCCAGACTATGAGCGATCAAGATCACTGGCGTGCTGTCAGCCGCAATCGCCTCGGCCAGCGCGGCGACCCAGTCTTCGCGTCGAGGCGTCAGCCAATCGGCTTGCTCCACTCGCGCGCTGTTCGGCAGGCTGTTCTGCCAATGGCTTTGCCAATGATCTTCCGGCGATCCTTGCCAGCCCGGCACAATCAGGTAGCGAATTGATTCGTTGCGCATGGGGGAACTCTCCTGCTGCGTGTCTGTTCCTGGTCGAGTATAGGGAGGAGAGTTATATTCGTTAAGGAATAAGAAGCTATTTATTAAGACCTATATCGAATAACAGGAGCACTCCCGTAAGGGTTGGTGTTTTCCTGGAATAAAAAAAGGGGCCGCACCCTGCCAAGGAGACGGCCCCGGAAACTCAAAATGTGTGAGCGCTGTTCAACAGCCCTGAGGTCCATGATTGGCGAAATCAGTTATCCAATAAAGGAATATTTAATTACTTTATTAGGCCTTAATCGCATATACCAATCACCCTCAACAGGCGCCGAACCATCGCTGCTTGCGTCACAACTTAGCGGCGCTTTGGGTCAATTTGATGACGGACGCCGTCGCCTTTGAGTTTCCGCAGATATTGCTCAGACCTGAGCAGCACGCACCTGCCGGGGTTCTGTTGCATCCTTGTGCACAAATCGGTTCGCCCGCGCAAACGTCCCGAAATCATTGAACCGCACCCCCATCTCGCGCATCACCTTATGGGCCACCGGCACGGTCATCTGGCGGATGTAAAACGGCTCCTTCACCACAAAATGATGAATCCCGTGGCTGCTGCCGAAGTTGAAGCAAAATGCCTGCAATGGCCACATCCACCAGGGGTTCAACACCTGGGTTTGCTGGATCACATTGCCTGGCTCAACATCACCGTAGTAATGCATGTTCGAGCTGACGAAATGCAGGCAGAACGTGCGCAATACGTTCGGTCCGATGATCACCACCGCCGCGATATCGATCACCTGCATCACTGACAGCGTGGTCGCCGACCAGTCAATCGGTGCGCCCAACAAATGGGCGATGCCATTGGCCGCATGGAAACCGAGAAACAGATACCACGCCCCCCAATGCACCAGCGCCAGCGGCGCATAGACCTTCAACGTGCGCTTGATGATGCTGAATTTATGCGCCCAGGTTTTGGCCCGAAGCATGCGAATAAACGCAGACATCACGTTGTCGCCCACCATCAGCAGTCGCGCAAACCCCCACGGCTCGCCGTTGGTGATCGCGCGTTCTTCCATGTCGGTTTCGGTGCCGGAAACCTTGTGATGATTGAGGTGAAGATGGCGGCGAATCCACGGATTGATCGTGCTCGGCCGTGCCAGCCACACCAGGCCCATCATCAGGTTGTGCGGCACGCGTTGCTTGCGAAAGTACATGCTATGAATCAGGTCGTGTTCCAGCTCGTGGGTAAGCGAGGCGAAAAACGCGTTGAGCAACAGGCACGCCCACCAAGCCATATGCCCGGTGATGTAGAGCGCCGCCGAGCCAATCATTGCGACCAGCGCGAAGGCCAGAATGCCGGCGCCCAAGGCGTCCTGATGGTTGAGAATCGGGTAGCGCTTGCGCAGTTCGACCCCTCTGGCCAGCACCACTTCGCGAATATGCGCTGATCGTTGGGCTGCATTCAGTCGTTGGGGACTTGCAGAAGTACGGTCCATGCTTCCATCCTCTGGTTATTGATGTTCGCATCCTGCCTTGTGAACCCTCGCAAGGTGGTAGCCGTGAACGCCAACCTGTTGACCGGAAGCGCCAATCAGCATGACTGAACCGACCTCCCTCGCCAGCTGGACCCGCGCCCTGCGCAAGCAACTCGATGCGCTGGGCCTCGACAGCACTGCCCTGTGCCACCAGGCGGGGCTCGACCCGCAATTGATGGACGACCCGAACGCCCGTTACCCGTTGTCCGGCACCACGCGCCTGTGGGAAATCGCCGTGCAGGTTAGCGGCGACCCGGCGATTGGTCTGCGGGTGTCGCGCTTCGTCAGCCCGACGACGTTTCACGCACTCGGCTATGCGCTGGTGGCCAGCGGCAGTCTGCGGGAAGTGTTCGAACGCATCGTGCGTTATCACCAAGTGGTCAGCGATGCATTGGAGCTCGAGCTGACCCGCGCCGAGGATCGCTACCGCTTCCGCCTGAAAATCCCGGTCGGCAACCCGGCCCCCGCGTTCGAAGCCATCGACGCCTTCACGGCCATCTACGTGCGTACCTGCCGCAATCGCCTGGGTCGCGAATACGCACCACTGGCGGTTTACCTGCGCCGCCCCGAACCTGCCGATCCGCATCAATGGCACAAAGTGTTCCGCTCACCGGTGTATTTCGCCGCTGATGAGGACCGACTGGAGTTCTCCCTCGTGGACTTCGAGAGTCACCTGGATGACGCCAACCCTGAACTGGCCGAACACAATGAAGCGGTGCTCAAGCGCACCCTGGCGCAACTCAAACCACTGACATGGGAACGCAAAGTCCGCGACGCCATAGAAGAGCAATTGCCCGAAGGCGAACCCTCGGCCGAACGCATCGCCCAGGCCTTGCACC
This genomic window contains:
- a CDS encoding alpha/beta hydrolase, which gives rise to MRNESIRYLIVPGWQGSPEDHWQSHWQNSLPNSARVEQADWLTPRREDWVAALAEAIAADSTPVILIAHSLGCITVAHWAATAPLHSLRQVRGALLVAPADVERPACSPALRNFAPIPNHLLPFPSQVVSSDNDSAVSAARALELARNWGAEAGILSGAGHINVKSGHQRWEQGFAYLYRLQNRMEHHALRRA
- a CDS encoding fatty acid desaturase codes for the protein MDRTSASPQRLNAAQRSAHIREVVLARGVELRKRYPILNHQDALGAGILAFALVAMIGSAALYITGHMAWWACLLLNAFFASLTHELEHDLIHSMYFRKQRVPHNLMMGLVWLARPSTINPWIRRHLHLNHHKVSGTETDMEERAITNGEPWGFARLLMVGDNVMSAFIRMLRAKTWAHKFSIIKRTLKVYAPLALVHWGAWYLFLGFHAANGIAHLLGAPIDWSATTLSVMQVIDIAAVVIIGPNVLRTFCLHFVSSNMHYYGDVEPGNVIQQTQVLNPWWMWPLQAFCFNFGSSHGIHHFVVKEPFYIRQMTVPVAHKVMREMGVRFNDFGTFARANRFVHKDATEPRQVRAAQV
- a CDS encoding AraC family transcriptional regulator; this encodes MTEPTSLASWTRALRKQLDALGLDSTALCHQAGLDPQLMDDPNARYPLSGTTRLWEIAVQVSGDPAIGLRVSRFVSPTTFHALGYALVASGSLREVFERIVRYHQVVSDALELELTRAEDRYRFRLKIPVGNPAPAFEAIDAFTAIYVRTCRNRLGREYAPLAVYLRRPEPADPHQWHKVFRSPVYFAADEDRLEFSLVDFESHLDDANPELAEHNEAVLKRTLAQLKPLTWERKVRDAIEEQLPEGEPSAERIAQALHLSLRSLQRHLADEGCRFDTLLNESRENLALLHLRDPQCSLSEISYLLGFADTSSFNRAFKRWTGMTPGQFRDGLR